From the Solea senegalensis isolate Sse05_10M linkage group LG16, IFAPA_SoseM_1, whole genome shotgun sequence genome, one window contains:
- the LOC122782650 gene encoding sterile alpha motif domain-containing protein 3-like isoform X2 has protein sequence MALQEKFIMRVIVSEGDIRKLTMTTRPDTLEDLIGWLKGTLQANYNFVLQYQDPDFNNELCNLEDVSELPDKPTIKIIPMIELVPVIQPVEQSSLCSDTSSLADTEILSNSSLDRSVPWPEVFEIPKFSVDVEYRLRQGNLLYLRDGTYLKVTKELKHDILEKLAEVIYAFDAYPKKEDLAAVAQALVETHPCLKEAGSPSGCVGWKNSLKFKVGNYRAKMCKLGRLDVTVNSGKRGRYSTNGDPPNKDIKKPRKGEINFLPQYPEGLDDHNLEAARQVLVNEMMKAKPNGSLIKKEMDKTFALRRKEVVTDKPAITQVVQRWPALFSESQVCYEFTRVVGKNLKENFFEALDRFSPNLMDLFRKKRGLSGQLLTDLLRQTKTTEPTDIRCLCLRGLPVVLGDDPSAFFKTCLDATDKDVYSETPVGILCIDEHPQLNPSKVSIVLEGSVVMEELANLPQAFCVLFGLIYALHLDYPKCMKSTFHFIQQVMLNLGRGELKPKIQSLKNQLSV, from the exons ATGGCTCTTCAAGAGAAATTCATCATGAGGGTTATTGTCTCAGAGGGAGACATCAGAAAATTGACAATGACAACACGACCGGACACACTTGAAGACTTGATTGGCTGGCTTAAAGGCACTCTCCAAGCAAATTACAACTTCGTCCTACAGTACCAAGACCCTGACTTCAACAATGAACTGTGTAACCTTGAAGATGTCTCAGAGCTCCCAGATAAGCCAACGATTAAAATCATCCCTATGATTGAATTGGTACCAGTCATTCAACCAGTTGAACAATCTTCATTGTGTAGTGACACAAGCAGCCTGGCCGACACTGAGATCCTGTCTAACTCCTCTCTGGATAGAAGTGTGCCATGGCCAGAGGTGTTTGAAATTCCTAAATTTTCAGTTGATGTTGAGTACCGACTCCGTCAAGGTAACTTGTTATATCTCAGGGATGGAACCTATCTGAAAGTGACAAAAGAGTTAAAGCATGATATCCTTGAGAAATTGGCTGAGGTCATCTATGCATTTGATGCATACCCAAAAAAGGAAGATTTAGCAGCTGTTGCACAAGCTTTAGTAGAAACGCACCCATGTCTTAAAGAAGCGGGGTCCCCCTCTGGCTGTGTTGGATGGAAGAACAGTTTGAAATTCAAGGTTGGAAATTACAGAGCCAAAATGTGCAAGCTGGGCCGACTTGACGTCACTGTCAACAGTGGTAAACGTGGAAGATACTCAACAAATGGCGACCCTCCAAACAAGGACATCAAGAAGCCAAGGAAAGGAGAAATAAATTTCCTGCCTCAGTATCCAGAGGGGTTGGATGACCACAACCTGGAAGCAGCTCGCCAGGTTTTAGTCAATGAGATGATGAAGGCAAAGCCAAATGGGTCCCTTATTAAGAAAGAGATGGATAAGACCTTTGCTCTGCGGAGAAAAGAAGTTGTGACAGACAAGCCTGCAATTACCCAGGTTGTACAGCGATGGCCAGCACTTTTCTCCGAAAGCCAG gtgtgttacGAGTTCACCAGAGTGGTGGGGAAAAATCTCAAAGAAAACTTCTTTGAGGCACTTGACCGTTTCTCGCCAAACTTGATGGACCTGTTCAGGAAGAAGAGGGGCCTCAGTGGACAGCTTTTAACTGACCTTTTACGTCAGACAAAG ACCACTGAGCCAACAGACATCAGGTGCCTTTGTCTTCGGGGACTGCCAGTCGTTTTGGGGGATGACCCCTCTGCGTTCTTCAAAACCTGCTTG gATGCAACTGACAAGGACGTGTACAGTGAAACTCCAGTGGGAATCCTCTGCATTGACGAACATCCTCAACTCAACCCATCCAAAGTGAGCATCGTCTTGGAAGGGAGTGTGGTAATGGAGGAGCTGGCCAACCTGCCACAGGCTTTCTGTGtcctttttggactgatttatGCCTTGCACTTGGATTACCCCAAGTGCATGAAAAGCACATTCCACTTTATTCAACAGGTCATGCTAAACCTGGGCAGAGGTGAGCTGAAACCCAAAATTCAATCTTTGAAGAATCAACTATCTGTTTAA
- the LOC122782650 gene encoding sterile alpha motif domain-containing protein 3-like isoform X1, with product MLQKLLNKTDVLDKAMSEKVHVLQEYTSYADGQYFNENSLLASDEFTIALGLYIDDFEVANPLGTSRLKHKMCAVYWVIANIPAKYRSTLNSIQLALLCNTSTVKECGYAKVLQPLIYDLKILEQNGVYIESLGASVKGTVLYVAADNLGAHSLAGFLESFKVDKFCRFCLVSSRDAQRQEMALQEKFIMRVIVSEGDIRKLTMTTRPDTLEDLIGWLKGTLQANYNFVLQYQDPDFNNELCNLEDVSELPDKPTIKIIPMIELVPVIQPVEQSSLCSDTSSLADTEILSNSSLDRSVPWPEVFEIPKFSVDVEYRLRQGNLLYLRDGTYLKVTKELKHDILEKLAEVIYAFDAYPKKEDLAAVAQALVETHPCLKEAGSPSGCVGWKNSLKFKVGNYRAKMCKLGRLDVTVNSGKRGRYSTNGDPPNKDIKKPRKGEINFLPQYPEGLDDHNLEAARQVLVNEMMKAKPNGSLIKKEMDKTFALRRKEVVTDKPAITQVVQRWPALFSESQVCYEFTRVVGKNLKENFFEALDRFSPNLMDLFRKKRGLSGQLLTDLLRQTKTTEPTDIRCLCLRGLPVVLGDDPSAFFKTCLDATDKDVYSETPVGILCIDEHPQLNPSKVSIVLEGSVVMEELANLPQAFCVLFGLIYALHLDYPKCMKSTFHFIQQVMLNLGRGELKPKIQSLKNQLSV from the exons ATGCTTCAGAAGCTGCTTAACAAAACTGACGTGTTAGACAAAGCTATGTCAGAAAAAGTCCATGTACTGCAGGAATACACGTCTTATGCAGATGGGCAGTACTTCAATGAAAATTCTCTTCTTGCAAGCGATGAGTTCACAATTGCTCTTGGCCTTTACATTGACGACTTTGAAGTAGCCAATCCTCTAGGAACGTCAAGACtgaaacataaaatgtgtgCAGTATATTGGGTCATTGCAAACATACCTGCAAAATACAGGTCCACCCTCAACTCAATCCAGCTTGCTCTACTATGCAATACATCTACAGTTAAAGAGTGTGGTTATGCAAAAGTTCTGCAACCTCTCATCTATGATCTAAAGATATTGGAGCAAAATGGTGTTTACATAGAGTCACTAGGTGCAAGTGTGAAGGGCACAGTCTTATATGTTGCCGCTGATAATCTTGGTGCTCACTCTCTTGCAGGATTCCTGGAGAGCTTCAAGGTGGACAAGTTCTGCAGATTCTGTCTAGTGAGCAGCAGAGACGCACAACGGCAAGAG ATGGCTCTTCAAGAGAAATTCATCATGAGGGTTATTGTCTCAGAGGGAGACATCAGAAAATTGACAATGACAACACGACCGGACACACTTGAAGACTTGATTGGCTGGCTTAAAGGCACTCTCCAAGCAAATTACAACTTCGTCCTACAGTACCAAGACCCTGACTTCAACAATGAACTGTGTAACCTTGAAGATGTCTCAGAGCTCCCAGATAAGCCAACGATTAAAATCATCCCTATGATTGAATTGGTACCAGTCATTCAACCAGTTGAACAATCTTCATTGTGTAGTGACACAAGCAGCCTGGCCGACACTGAGATCCTGTCTAACTCCTCTCTGGATAGAAGTGTGCCATGGCCAGAGGTGTTTGAAATTCCTAAATTTTCAGTTGATGTTGAGTACCGACTCCGTCAAGGTAACTTGTTATATCTCAGGGATGGAACCTATCTGAAAGTGACAAAAGAGTTAAAGCATGATATCCTTGAGAAATTGGCTGAGGTCATCTATGCATTTGATGCATACCCAAAAAAGGAAGATTTAGCAGCTGTTGCACAAGCTTTAGTAGAAACGCACCCATGTCTTAAAGAAGCGGGGTCCCCCTCTGGCTGTGTTGGATGGAAGAACAGTTTGAAATTCAAGGTTGGAAATTACAGAGCCAAAATGTGCAAGCTGGGCCGACTTGACGTCACTGTCAACAGTGGTAAACGTGGAAGATACTCAACAAATGGCGACCCTCCAAACAAGGACATCAAGAAGCCAAGGAAAGGAGAAATAAATTTCCTGCCTCAGTATCCAGAGGGGTTGGATGACCACAACCTGGAAGCAGCTCGCCAGGTTTTAGTCAATGAGATGATGAAGGCAAAGCCAAATGGGTCCCTTATTAAGAAAGAGATGGATAAGACCTTTGCTCTGCGGAGAAAAGAAGTTGTGACAGACAAGCCTGCAATTACCCAGGTTGTACAGCGATGGCCAGCACTTTTCTCCGAAAGCCAG gtgtgttacGAGTTCACCAGAGTGGTGGGGAAAAATCTCAAAGAAAACTTCTTTGAGGCACTTGACCGTTTCTCGCCAAACTTGATGGACCTGTTCAGGAAGAAGAGGGGCCTCAGTGGACAGCTTTTAACTGACCTTTTACGTCAGACAAAG ACCACTGAGCCAACAGACATCAGGTGCCTTTGTCTTCGGGGACTGCCAGTCGTTTTGGGGGATGACCCCTCTGCGTTCTTCAAAACCTGCTTG gATGCAACTGACAAGGACGTGTACAGTGAAACTCCAGTGGGAATCCTCTGCATTGACGAACATCCTCAACTCAACCCATCCAAAGTGAGCATCGTCTTGGAAGGGAGTGTGGTAATGGAGGAGCTGGCCAACCTGCCACAGGCTTTCTGTGtcctttttggactgatttatGCCTTGCACTTGGATTACCCCAAGTGCATGAAAAGCACATTCCACTTTATTCAACAGGTCATGCTAAACCTGGGCAGAGGTGAGCTGAAACCCAAAATTCAATCTTTGAAGAATCAACTATCTGTTTAA